Proteins encoded together in one Citromicrobium bathyomarinum window:
- the hspQ gene encoding heat shock protein HspQ — translation MPLSQFFSHQAGRQIEVPFKRQARFGVGDVVRHKMFDFRGVVFDIDPTFANSEEWYEAIPEQIRPERDQPYYHLFAESDDAYYVAYVSQQNLVGDGTGGPVDHPNIDEMFDEFADGRYQMRRGMTH, via the coding sequence ATGCCGCTTTCGCAGTTCTTTTCCCACCAGGCCGGCCGCCAGATCGAAGTGCCGTTCAAGCGCCAGGCGCGCTTTGGCGTCGGCGACGTGGTGCGCCACAAAATGTTCGATTTCCGGGGCGTGGTGTTCGACATCGACCCAACCTTCGCCAACAGCGAGGAATGGTACGAGGCGATTCCCGAACAGATTCGCCCCGAACGCGATCAGCCGTACTACCACCTCTTCGCCGAGAGCGACGATGCGTATTACGTCGCCTATGTCAGCCAGCAGAACCTTGTCGGCGATGGAACGGGCGGCCCGGTCGACCATCCCAATATCGACGAGATGTTCGATGAATTCGCCGACGGCCGATACCAGATGCGCCGGGGCATGACCCACTGA
- a CDS encoding ABC transporter permease: MSDQAPPAQQSLAAARAAPDNLPGWGEPKIHGINTIGLWSLYLKEVRRFFKVQTQTVWAPAFTTLLFLVIFSVALGRGGREILGVPFESFLAPGLIVMAMMQNSFANSSFSFLSGKIQGTIIDLLMPPLSHGELLAGIVGAAVTRAVLVGCAVALAVFIYPGAKLMLSHAWAIVWFGLMGALMLGFFGLMASIWAEKFDHNAAVTNFVVAPLSLLSGTFYTLDRLHEPFYTISHFNPFFYVISGFRYGFIGQTDIGGGTAGDVWMAAGGLLVLNAVLALATFALLKSGWKIRQ, translated from the coding sequence ATGAGCGATCAAGCACCGCCCGCACAACAGAGCCTCGCCGCAGCCCGCGCGGCGCCCGACAATTTGCCCGGATGGGGCGAGCCGAAGATCCACGGGATAAACACGATCGGCCTGTGGAGCCTGTATCTCAAAGAGGTGCGGCGCTTCTTCAAGGTGCAGACGCAGACCGTGTGGGCACCGGCCTTCACCACGCTGCTGTTCCTGGTGATCTTCTCCGTCGCGCTGGGGCGGGGCGGTCGCGAGATCCTGGGCGTGCCGTTCGAGAGCTTCCTTGCGCCGGGCCTGATCGTGATGGCGATGATGCAGAACAGCTTCGCCAATTCTAGCTTCAGCTTCCTGTCGGGCAAAATCCAGGGGACCATCATCGACCTGCTGATGCCGCCGCTTTCGCATGGCGAGCTGCTGGCCGGGATCGTCGGTGCGGCGGTAACCCGTGCGGTGCTGGTCGGCTGCGCGGTGGCGCTGGCGGTGTTCATCTATCCCGGCGCGAAGCTGATGCTGTCGCACGCCTGGGCGATCGTCTGGTTCGGGCTGATGGGAGCGCTGATGCTCGGGTTCTTCGGCCTGATGGCGTCGATCTGGGCGGAGAAGTTCGATCATAACGCTGCGGTGACCAATTTCGTGGTCGCCCCGCTCAGCCTGCTGTCGGGCACGTTCTACACGCTCGATCGGCTGCATGAGCCGTTCTATACGATCAGCCACTTCAACCCGTTCTTCTACGTGATCTCGGGCTTCCGCTATGGCTTTATCGGGCAGACCGACATTGGCGGCGGTACGGCTGGCGATGTGTGGATGGCGGCGGGCGGTCTGCTCGTGCTCAACGCGGTGCTCGCGCTGGCGACCTTCGCGCTGCTCAAGTCGGGGTGGAAGATCCGGCAGTAG
- a CDS encoding GcrA family cell cycle regulator yields the protein MSWTEERTATLKRMWEGGSTATEIAKELGEVSRNAVIGKAHRLGLKSRPSPVKSAEKKAPASKAKPAPKKKAAPAPTPAAAPKPAAPKPAPAVAKAPAPSPAPAPAPAPAQGPAAPAASTEQAAPRSNMPRVVSVGPGGFLRQGPGDQQPPIPPAPPRRLVPAKPDPSIADKTSLLDLSDKVCRWPMGHPGEPDFHFCGEAVNPGFPYCVEHCGRAYQAQLPRGSRRPPPPLPYGGPRVR from the coding sequence ATGAGTTGGACTGAAGAGCGCACCGCGACCCTCAAGCGCATGTGGGAAGGCGGCTCTACCGCGACCGAGATCGCCAAGGAACTGGGCGAGGTTTCGCGCAATGCGGTGATCGGCAAGGCGCACCGCCTGGGGCTGAAATCGCGCCCGTCCCCGGTCAAATCCGCGGAAAAGAAGGCCCCTGCAAGCAAGGCCAAGCCTGCGCCCAAGAAGAAGGCGGCTCCCGCGCCCACACCTGCTGCAGCGCCCAAGCCTGCGGCACCAAAGCCCGCCCCCGCGGTGGCGAAGGCGCCCGCGCCCTCGCCAGCCCCCGCCCCCGCCCCCGCACCGGCGCAAGGCCCTGCGGCACCCGCAGCTTCGACAGAGCAGGCCGCGCCGCGCTCCAACATGCCGCGAGTCGTTTCGGTCGGCCCGGGCGGTTTCCTGCGGCAGGGCCCCGGCGACCAGCAGCCGCCGATCCCGCCCGCACCGCCGCGCCGGCTGGTTCCGGCCAAGCCCGATCCGTCGATCGCGGACAAGACCAGCCTGCTCGATCTCAGCGACAAGGTGTGCCGCTGGCCGATGGGCCACCCGGGCGAACCCGATTTCCACTTCTGCGGCGAAGCGGTGAACCCCGGCTTCCCCTATTGCGTCGAGCATTGCGGCCGGGCCTATCAGGCGCAGCTGCCGCGCGGCAGCCGCCGGCCCCCGCCGCCGCTGCCCTATGGCGGCCCGCGCGTTCGCTAA
- a CDS encoding DUF1993 domain-containing protein: MALSLHQAIIPNWLQVLGAVDGLLDKAEGYVADGKAGEKELLETRLIDDMLPLAYQLKSCWTHTHLALTAVHEGHFSPDMNPYPEDFASLREMIATARKTCEQASEDELDQIAGNDMVFTVGDKFRLDFTVQDFLLSFSNPNVYFHSATAYDILRMQGVEIGKRDYLGALRIRQPG; encoded by the coding sequence ATGGCCCTATCGCTTCATCAGGCGATCATTCCCAACTGGCTGCAGGTGCTCGGCGCGGTCGACGGTCTGCTCGACAAGGCCGAGGGCTACGTCGCGGACGGCAAGGCAGGCGAGAAGGAGCTTCTGGAGACGCGCCTGATCGACGACATGCTGCCGCTGGCCTACCAGCTCAAAAGCTGCTGGACGCATACGCACCTCGCGCTCACGGCGGTGCACGAAGGGCACTTCTCGCCCGACATGAACCCCTACCCGGAGGATTTCGCGTCCCTGCGCGAGATGATCGCGACGGCGCGCAAAACCTGCGAGCAGGCGAGCGAGGACGAGCTTGACCAGATCGCCGGAAACGACATGGTGTTCACCGTCGGCGACAAGTTCCGGCTCGACTTCACGGTGCAGGATTTCCTGCTCAGCTTCTCCAATCCGAACGTCTATTTCCATTCGGCGACCGCTTACGACATCCTGCGGATGCAGGGCGTGGAGATCGGGAAACGTGACTATCTGGGCGCATTGCGGATCAGGCAGCCGGGCTGA
- a CDS encoding spermidine synthase: MLPRETIATAQIPGGETLTLVSHGRDFIIMLGRDELMGTRMQFSEEQLAVLTLAELEASKPRILIGGFGMGFTYRAALAHLPAGGSVTVAELVPEILEWARGPLAHLSAESLDDPRGEVILCNVEALIDDANDGTSPKYDAILLDVDNGPDGIVVDSNFRLYTRTGIAKAKDALNPGGIMAVWSAAPDHKFTTRLKDGGFEVEVREVRARPNNKGPRHTIWFARKR, translated from the coding sequence ATGCTGCCACGAGAAACAATAGCCACTGCCCAGATCCCCGGCGGGGAGACGCTGACCCTCGTCAGCCACGGGCGCGACTTCATCATCATGCTCGGCCGGGACGAGCTGATGGGCACCCGGATGCAGTTTTCCGAGGAACAGCTCGCGGTGCTTACGCTGGCCGAGCTGGAGGCAAGCAAGCCGCGCATCCTGATCGGCGGATTCGGAATGGGCTTTACCTACCGCGCTGCGCTCGCGCACCTGCCGGCGGGCGGCAGCGTGACCGTGGCCGAGCTCGTGCCCGAAATTCTCGAATGGGCGCGCGGACCGCTTGCGCATCTGAGCGCAGAGAGCCTCGACGATCCGCGCGGGGAGGTGATCCTGTGCAATGTCGAGGCCCTGATCGACGATGCCAATGACGGCACTAGCCCCAAGTACGATGCGATCCTGCTCGACGTCGACAATGGCCCCGACGGGATCGTGGTCGACAGCAATTTCCGGCTCTACACGCGCACCGGCATCGCCAAGGCGAAGGATGCGCTCAACCCCGGCGGGATCATGGCGGTGTGGTCCGCCGCGCCCGACCACAAATTCACCACACGGCTGAAGGATGGCGGGTTCGAGGTCGAGGTGCGCGAAGTGCGCGCGCGGCCCAACAACAAGGGGCCACGCCACACGATCTGGTTTGCGCGAAAGCGCTAG
- a CDS encoding NAD(P)-dependent alcohol dehydrogenase produces the protein MTTTARIAVVSDAGADFAIEEREIADPGPHEVLIELVATGVCHTDLAVQAGDLPTNYPVVLGHEGAGKVVATGSHVTDIAKGDHVVLSYGSCGHCRPCQEGDPAYCADFNPLNFLNKRQGDDAPVFADGPNAAFFQQSSFATYSIAHERNVVKIDADVDISLLGPLGCGIQTGAGAVMRTAQPKAGSSLLVSGVGSVGMAAVMGAKVAGCSPIIAVDTNEDRLKMAKELGATDTVHVTKDTDVAEQVRKITGEGADYAIECSGNATAARGAWESLAQRGTMVVVGAPPAGTEYSFDANEQILSGRKIVGCVEGDSKVKQFIPTLVDLYQKGQFPFDRLVKRYPFDKINEAVADLHDGKVFKPILEMG, from the coding sequence ATGACCACCACCGCCCGCATCGCCGTCGTCTCCGACGCCGGAGCCGATTTCGCCATCGAGGAGCGCGAGATCGCCGATCCCGGCCCGCACGAGGTGTTGATCGAGCTTGTCGCGACCGGCGTGTGCCACACCGACCTCGCGGTGCAGGCGGGCGACCTGCCGACCAACTACCCCGTCGTCCTCGGCCATGAAGGCGCAGGCAAGGTCGTCGCGACAGGATCGCATGTGACCGATATCGCGAAGGGCGACCACGTCGTCCTCTCCTACGGATCGTGCGGCCATTGCCGCCCCTGCCAGGAGGGCGATCCTGCCTATTGTGCCGACTTCAACCCGCTCAACTTTTTGAACAAGCGACAGGGCGACGATGCGCCGGTGTTCGCCGACGGGCCAAACGCCGCGTTCTTCCAGCAGTCGAGCTTCGCCACTTACTCGATCGCGCACGAGCGCAACGTGGTGAAGATCGACGCTGACGTGGACATCTCGCTGCTCGGCCCGCTGGGCTGCGGCATCCAGACCGGTGCGGGCGCTGTGATGCGGACCGCTCAGCCCAAGGCAGGATCGAGCCTGCTGGTCTCCGGCGTCGGCAGTGTCGGCATGGCGGCCGTGATGGGCGCGAAGGTAGCCGGATGCTCACCGATCATCGCGGTCGATACGAACGAGGACCGGCTGAAGATGGCGAAGGAACTGGGCGCGACCGATACGGTCCACGTGACCAAGGATACCGATGTCGCCGAACAGGTTCGCAAGATCACCGGCGAAGGCGCGGATTACGCGATCGAATGCAGCGGCAACGCGACGGCAGCACGCGGCGCGTGGGAATCGCTCGCCCAGCGCGGGACGATGGTGGTCGTCGGCGCGCCGCCCGCAGGCACGGAATATTCGTTCGACGCCAACGAACAGATTCTCTCGGGCCGCAAGATCGTCGGCTGCGTGGAGGGCGATTCCAAGGTGAAGCAGTTCATCCCGACCTTGGTCGATCTCTACCAGAAGGGGCAGTTCCCGTTCGACAGGCTGGTGAAGCGCTACCCGTTCGACAAGATCAACGAAGCGGTCGCCGACCTGCATGACGGCAAGGTGTTCAAGCCGATCCTCGAAATGGGCTGA
- a CDS encoding histidine kinase dimerization/phosphoacceptor domain -containing protein — protein MNPKSPGAARRFVSRLPLARNRPWIGYGVALLLTFAAWAIRYVIGDGLPPGFPYLTFFPAVIVTAFFFGVGPGTVCAVLCGLLAWFFFIAPFGSFELHFNSALALGFYIFIVSVDIALIHWMQVANRDLDAERCRSIALKDNTEVLFRELQHRVGNNLQMVGSLISLQKNRMTDEGARAALDEASRRLGLVGRIQRQLYDPAGAQVSLAAYIDQICRDVIAASGRTGLGYEFIANADTVLPPDKAIPTALVVAEALNNAIEHGFGSREGGLIVVTVAPFEGGTEVIVADDGVGLPEGFDLARAESLGLKIARTLAQSLGGRFTMAAAPVGPGTVARLEIDAPLGGVASAA, from the coding sequence ATGAACCCGAAATCACCCGGCGCGGCGCGCCGTTTCGTCTCTCGTCTGCCGCTCGCGCGCAATCGCCCGTGGATCGGCTATGGCGTCGCCTTGCTGTTGACCTTCGCCGCTTGGGCGATCCGATACGTCATCGGCGACGGGCTGCCGCCCGGCTTCCCCTATCTCACCTTTTTCCCCGCCGTCATCGTCACCGCATTCTTTTTCGGAGTGGGGCCGGGGACGGTGTGCGCCGTGCTGTGCGGGCTGCTGGCGTGGTTCTTCTTCATCGCGCCTTTCGGCAGTTTCGAACTGCACTTCAACTCCGCGCTCGCGCTGGGCTTCTACATCTTCATCGTTTCGGTCGACATCGCGCTGATCCACTGGATGCAGGTCGCCAATCGCGATCTCGATGCGGAGCGCTGCCGCAGCATCGCGCTGAAGGACAATACCGAGGTGCTTTTCAGGGAGTTGCAGCACCGCGTCGGCAACAACCTGCAGATGGTCGGTTCGCTCATCTCGCTGCAGAAGAACCGGATGACCGACGAGGGCGCGCGGGCGGCACTGGACGAGGCATCGCGGCGGCTGGGCCTCGTCGGGCGCATCCAGCGCCAGCTTTACGATCCTGCGGGCGCACAGGTGAGCCTGGCGGCCTATATCGACCAGATCTGCCGCGATGTGATCGCGGCGTCCGGCCGCACCGGGCTGGGATATGAATTCATCGCCAATGCGGACACCGTGCTGCCGCCGGACAAGGCGATCCCCACCGCGCTGGTCGTCGCTGAAGCGCTCAACAATGCCATCGAGCACGGCTTCGGATCGCGCGAGGGTGGGCTGATCGTGGTGACGGTCGCGCCCTTCGAAGGCGGCACCGAGGTGATCGTGGCGGATGACGGGGTGGGGCTGCCCGAAGGCTTCGACCTGGCGCGTGCCGAAAGTCTGGGGCTGAAGATCGCACGCACGCTGGCGCAATCGCTCGGCGGGCGTTTCACCATGGCCGCAGCGCCCGTGGGCCCGGGCACGGTCGCGCGGCTGGAGATCGACGCGCCGCTCGGCGGCGTGGCCTCAGCCGCCTGA
- the pnp gene encoding polyribonucleotide nucleotidyltransferase has translation MFDTKTVSLEWGGKTLTLETGRIARQADGAVLATYGETVVLCAVTAAKKVKEGQDFFPLTVNYQEKFSAAGRIPGGFFKREARPTEKETLVSRLIDRPVRPLFPEGFYNEINVIAQVLSFDGETEPDIVAMIAASAALTISGVPFMGPIASARVGFRNGEYELNPTQSAALDDEGRLDLVVAATNDAVMMVESEAKELTEEEMLGAVMFAHDECRKVIGAIIELAEQAAKDPWELASGDDHADMKSAIKQMIGDDIAKAYKLTDKSARSDALNEAREKVKAHYSSEEFDGQQKMTAIKLVKKLESEIVRGAILKDGQRIDGRKLDEVRPIEAIVGLLPRTHGSSLFTRGETQAICTTTLGTKDAEQMIDGLEGLSYNHFMLHYNFPPYSVGEVGRFGFTGRREIGHGKLAWRALHPVLPSHEDFPYTIRVLSDITESNGSSSMATVCGGCLSMMDAGVPIERPVSGIAMGLILEGDDFAVLSDILGDEDHLGDMDFKVAGSESGITSLQMDIKVAGITQEIMAKALEQAKAGRAHILGEMTKALGSARTGVSKHAPRIETMQIDKSKIRDVIGTGGKVIREIVAETGAKVDIDDEGVIKISSSNADEIEAARKWIEGIVEEAEVGKIYTGKVVNIVDFGAFVNFMGGKDGLVHVSEMKNERVEKPTDVVSEGQEVKVKVLEIDNRGKVRLSMRVVDQETGEELEDTRPPREKREGGGDRGPRGDRGGDRRGGRGGRGGGGGRGRGGDKGGDNGGGDGPAHMPAFLRDDD, from the coding sequence ATGTTCGATACGAAAACAGTCAGTCTGGAGTGGGGCGGAAAGACCCTCACTCTGGAAACCGGTCGCATTGCCCGTCAGGCCGACGGCGCCGTGCTGGCCACCTATGGCGAAACCGTGGTGCTGTGCGCCGTGACCGCCGCCAAGAAGGTGAAGGAAGGGCAGGATTTCTTCCCCCTTACCGTCAACTATCAGGAAAAGTTCTCGGCCGCCGGGCGCATCCCGGGCGGCTTCTTCAAGCGTGAAGCGCGTCCGACCGAAAAGGAAACGCTGGTTTCGCGCCTGATCGACCGCCCTGTGCGGCCGCTGTTCCCCGAAGGTTTCTATAACGAAATCAACGTGATCGCGCAGGTCCTCAGCTTCGATGGCGAGACCGAGCCCGATATCGTTGCGATGATCGCTGCCTCGGCTGCGCTGACCATCAGCGGCGTGCCCTTCATGGGCCCGATCGCGTCGGCACGCGTCGGCTTCCGCAATGGCGAGTACGAGCTGAACCCGACCCAGAGCGCCGCTCTGGACGACGAAGGTCGCCTCGACCTGGTCGTCGCCGCGACCAACGACGCGGTGATGATGGTCGAATCCGAAGCCAAGGAACTGACCGAGGAAGAAATGCTCGGCGCGGTCATGTTTGCGCATGACGAATGCCGCAAGGTCATCGGTGCGATCATCGAGCTGGCCGAGCAGGCCGCCAAGGATCCGTGGGAACTCGCCTCGGGCGACGATCACGCCGATATGAAGTCCGCGATCAAGCAGATGATCGGCGACGACATCGCCAAGGCTTACAAGCTGACCGACAAGTCCGCCCGTTCGGACGCGCTCAACGAAGCGCGCGAGAAGGTGAAGGCGCACTATTCGAGCGAAGAGTTCGACGGCCAGCAGAAGATGACCGCGATCAAGCTGGTCAAGAAGCTGGAAAGCGAGATCGTTCGCGGTGCCATCCTCAAGGACGGCCAGCGGATCGACGGGCGCAAGCTCGACGAGGTTCGCCCGATCGAAGCGATCGTGGGCCTGCTGCCCCGCACGCACGGTTCCTCGCTGTTCACGCGCGGTGAGACGCAGGCGATCTGCACCACCACGCTGGGCACCAAGGATGCCGAGCAGATGATCGACGGGCTGGAAGGCCTTTCGTACAACCACTTCATGCTGCACTATAACTTCCCGCCCTATTCGGTCGGCGAAGTGGGTCGCTTCGGCTTCACCGGCCGTCGCGAGATCGGCCACGGCAAGCTCGCATGGCGCGCGCTGCACCCCGTGCTGCCGAGCCATGAAGACTTCCCCTACACCATCCGCGTGCTGTCCGACATCACCGAGTCCAACGGCTCGTCCTCGATGGCGACGGTCTGCGGTGGCTGCCTGTCCATGATGGACGCGGGCGTTCCGATCGAGCGTCCGGTCTCGGGCATCGCGATGGGCCTGATCCTCGAAGGCGACGACTTCGCCGTCCTGTCGGACATCCTGGGTGACGAAGATCACCTCGGCGACATGGACTTCAAGGTCGCCGGTTCGGAAAGCGGCATCACCTCGCTGCAGATGGACATCAAGGTTGCCGGCATCACGCAGGAAATCATGGCCAAGGCGCTCGAGCAGGCGAAGGCCGGCCGCGCGCACATCCTTGGCGAAATGACCAAGGCGCTGGGCTCGGCGCGTACGGGCGTCTCCAAGCACGCTCCGCGCATCGAGACGATGCAGATCGACAAGTCGAAGATCCGCGACGTCATCGGCACGGGCGGCAAGGTGATCCGTGAGATCGTTGCCGAAACCGGTGCCAAGGTCGACATCGACGACGAAGGCGTGATCAAGATCTCGTCGAGCAATGCCGACGAAATCGAAGCCGCGCGTAAGTGGATCGAAGGCATCGTCGAGGAAGCCGAAGTCGGTAAGATCTACACCGGCAAGGTCGTCAACATCGTCGACTTCGGTGCGTTCGTGAACTTCATGGGTGGCAAGGACGGCCTCGTCCACGTCTCCGAAATGAAGAACGAGCGGGTCGAGAAGCCGACCGACGTCGTCTCCGAAGGCCAGGAAGTGAAGGTCAAGGTCCTCGAGATCGACAACCGCGGCAAGGTCCGCCTGTCGATGCGCGTCGTCGATCAGGAAACCGGCGAAGAGCTCGAAGACACCCGTCCGCCGCGCGAAAAGCGCGAAGGCGGCGGTGATCGTGGCCCTCGTGGTGACCGTGGCGGCGATCGTCGCGGTGGCCGTGGCGGCCGTGGCGGCGGCGGTGGTCGCGGCCGTGGCGGCGACAAGGGCGGCGATAACGGCGGTGGCGACGGCCCCGCGCACATGCCTGCCTTCCTGCGCGACGACGACTAA
- the rpsO gene encoding 30S ribosomal protein S15: MSVTAERKQEIIKDNAQGNNDTGSPEVQVAILTERIRNLTEHFKDNHKDNHSRRGLLMMVNKRRNLLAYLKKKDVERYNALIQKLGLRK, translated from the coding sequence ATGTCGGTTACCGCCGAGCGCAAGCAGGAAATCATCAAGGACAACGCCCAGGGCAACAACGACACGGGCAGTCCCGAAGTGCAGGTCGCGATCCTGACCGAACGGATCCGCAACCTGACCGAGCACTTCAAGGATAACCACAAGGACAACCACTCGCGTCGTGGTCTCCTTATGATGGTCAACAAGCGCCGCAACCTGCTCGCATACCTCAAGAAGAAGGATGTCGAGCGGTACAACGCGCTGATCCAGAAGCTGGGTCTTCGCAAATAA
- the truB gene encoding tRNA pseudouridine(55) synthase TruB yields the protein MNDKDKKMPPSGWIVLDKPRGMCSTQGVSAVKRTLREGGYAKTKIGHGGTLDPLAEGVLPIALGEATKLAGRMLDATKTYIFTIQFGEETDTLDTEGEVVARSNRFPPLAAVAGVLDRFTGPIEQVPPAFSALKVDGKRAYDLARAGEDVELKARKVTIHSLRLSSPLTGEDGEAWSQNDLAQPGEGDSATSPSLTPASEQAHEPWYPLPQGERSDGALESTFQTTTGRPDPFDPSAPLEVAESVTLEATVSKGTYIRSLARDIALALGTRGHVTYLRRTRAGPFAEEQAISLDKLNEIGNGAQLQDLLLPIEAGLDDIPALSLDPEQAQAARQGRVLSGLPHADGLYFAKSGSVPVALVEIEGGTMKIVRGFNFPDVAE from the coding sequence GTGAACGACAAAGACAAGAAGATGCCGCCCTCGGGCTGGATCGTGCTCGACAAGCCGCGCGGAATGTGTTCGACCCAGGGCGTCAGCGCGGTGAAGCGAACCTTGCGCGAAGGTGGCTATGCCAAGACCAAGATCGGCCATGGCGGCACGCTCGACCCGCTGGCCGAAGGCGTGCTGCCGATCGCGCTGGGCGAGGCGACCAAGCTGGCGGGCCGGATGCTCGATGCGACCAAGACTTATATCTTCACGATCCAGTTCGGGGAGGAGACCGACACGCTCGATACGGAGGGCGAGGTTGTGGCGCGCTCGAACCGCTTCCCGCCGCTGGCTGCGGTTGCGGGAGTGCTCGACCGCTTCACCGGCCCGATCGAGCAGGTGCCGCCTGCTTTTTCGGCGCTGAAGGTCGACGGCAAGCGGGCCTACGACCTGGCGAGGGCAGGGGAAGACGTCGAGCTGAAGGCGCGCAAGGTGACGATTCACTCGCTACGCCTTTCCTCTCCCCTGACGGGAGAGGACGGCGAAGCTTGGTCGCAAAACGACCTAGCGCAGCCAGGTGAGGGTGATAGCGCGACGTCCCCCTCACTAACTCCGGCTAGCGAGCAAGCTCACGAGCCTTGGTATCCTCTCCCGCAAGGGGAGAGGAGTGATGGCGCGCTGGAATCCACCTTCCAGACCACCACCGGCCGCCCGGACCCGTTCGATCCGTCCGCCCCGCTCGAAGTTGCCGAGAGCGTGACGCTGGAGGCGACGGTCAGCAAGGGTACCTATATCCGGTCCCTTGCACGGGATATCGCGCTGGCCCTTGGCACGCGGGGGCACGTTACCTACCTGAGAAGAACGCGCGCAGGCCCGTTCGCCGAGGAGCAGGCGATTTCGCTGGACAAACTCAATGAAATCGGTAACGGCGCGCAGCTTCAAGACCTACTCCTGCCGATAGAGGCGGGGCTGGACGACATCCCGGCCCTTTCCCTCGATCCGGAGCAAGCGCAGGCGGCCCGCCAGGGCCGGGTCCTTTCCGGATTGCCCCACGCCGACGGGCTCTATTTCGCGAAATCGGGCAGCGTCCCGGTGGCGCTGGTGGAGATCGAAGGCGGCACGATGAAAATCGTGCGGGGTTTCAATTTTCCAGATGTCGCGGAGTAA
- the glpD gene encoding glycerol-3-phosphate dehydrogenase — protein MSEPFDLLVIGGGINGAGIARDAAGRGLSVLLVEKDDLAAHTSSASTKLVHGGLRYLEYYEFRLVRESLQEREVLLRNAPHIIWPMRFVLPHHSGLRPAWLLRLGLFLYDHIGGRKLLPPTKSVNLREPPHAAILKPFLKRGFEYSDCWVEDSRLVVLNAVDAKERGADIRTRTECTGLARDGDLWRATLRDGAGETQVSARMVANAAGPWVDQVLQRALHRNTPAHLRLVKGSHLIVPRLWDGPHCYIFQNGDGRICFAIPYEQDFTLLGTTDEAFEGGPNEVAISEDEAAYICASVNEYLATRVRPEDAVSSYSGVRPLYEDAAASASEVTRDYVFEVDDEGGAPILSIFGGKITTFRKLAEHALEKLAVGGKPWTHDAPLPGGDMPVRGHAQVVAACAWSGLPEHVLARLVRAYGIRIADIIGSETAPADPGAEIASGVFEAELRYLRDVEFARTGEDVIWRRSKLGLHLDEAGREAIARWFES, from the coding sequence ATGAGTGAGCCTTTCGACCTTCTCGTGATCGGTGGCGGCATCAACGGCGCCGGCATCGCCCGCGATGCTGCGGGCCGCGGCCTCTCGGTGCTGCTGGTGGAGAAAGACGATCTTGCCGCGCACACCTCCAGCGCCAGCACCAAGCTGGTCCACGGCGGCCTGCGCTATCTCGAATATTACGAATTCCGGCTGGTGCGCGAGAGCCTGCAGGAACGCGAGGTGCTGCTGCGCAACGCGCCGCATATCATCTGGCCGATGCGCTTCGTGCTGCCACACCATTCCGGCCTGCGCCCCGCCTGGCTGCTGCGGTTGGGCCTGTTCCTGTACGACCATATTGGCGGGCGAAAGCTGCTTCCGCCGACGAAGAGCGTGAACCTGCGAGAGCCGCCGCACGCCGCGATCCTCAAGCCCTTTCTCAAACGCGGGTTCGAATATTCGGACTGCTGGGTCGAGGATTCGCGGCTGGTCGTGCTCAACGCGGTCGATGCGAAGGAACGCGGCGCGGATATCCGCACGCGCACCGAATGCACCGGGCTGGCGCGCGATGGCGACCTGTGGCGCGCAACCCTGCGCGACGGTGCTGGCGAAACGCAGGTCAGCGCGCGGATGGTCGCCAACGCCGCCGGGCCGTGGGTCGATCAGGTGTTGCAGCGCGCGCTCCACCGCAACACCCCTGCCCACCTGCGGCTGGTGAAGGGCAGCCACCTGATCGTGCCCAGGCTGTGGGACGGGCCGCACTGCTACATCTTCCAGAACGGCGATGGGCGGATCTGCTTTGCGATCCCCTACGAACAGGACTTCACCCTGCTGGGCACCACCGACGAGGCGTTCGAAGGCGGCCCCAACGAGGTCGCGATCAGCGAGGACGAGGCCGCCTATATCTGCGCGTCGGTGAACGAATATCTCGCCACGCGGGTGCGCCCCGAAGACGCGGTGTCGAGCTATTCGGGCGTGCGCCCGCTGTACGAGGATGCGGCGGCCAGCGCTTCCGAAGTCACCCGCGACTACGTGTTCGAGGTCGATGATGAAGGCGGTGCGCCGATCCTGTCGATCTTCGGCGGCAAGATCACCACCTTTCGCAAGCTCGCCGAGCATGCGCTGGAAAAGCTCGCTGTCGGCGGGAAGCCGTGGACACACGACGCACCTCTGCCGGGCGGAGACATGCCGGTACGGGGCCATGCACAAGTGGTCGCCGCCTGCGCGTGGTCGGGCCTGCCCGAACATGTCCTTGCGCGGCTCGTGCGTGCCTACGGCATCCGGATCGCGGATATTATCGGTAGCGAAACGGCGCCGGCGGATCCTGGCGCAGAAATCGCGTCCGGCGTGTTCGAGGCAGAGTTGCGATACCTGCGCGATGTCGAGTTCGCCCGTACCGGCGAGGACGTGATTTGGCGGCGCAGCAAGCTGGGCCTCCATCTCGATGAAGCGGGCCGCGAGGCGATTGCTCGCTGGTTTGAAAGCTAG